One Bombus affinis isolate iyBomAffi1 chromosome 10, iyBomAffi1.2, whole genome shotgun sequence genomic window, TCCTTCCATCGTGGTATATTAGTCCAGCTATTTTCGTCAATTGCTTGAAAGAACGTATGTACTTACGTGTCTTACGCGAGACTAACGATACTTAGACGCGTGAGAGTTTGACGGTATCGTGCATTTCCTACGGTTCGTAACTGACACCGAAATACAGGAAGTTGTAGCGGGAGCCGTCTCTCTTTAGTACTCTCGATACGctatattattattagaaaTAGCGTAGCGCGTGCTTGTCGAGTATTCGTAACAAAACAATGCGTAGGTAATGGCTTTAGGGACCGCGATCGTCCACGATCGTCCACATTTTAAATAAATCGCTCTCTCGGTGTTGATGAAATCTTCTAAGAAATTTTGATGTAAATGGAAGACCGATGTAAGTTTGACGAAGATTAAAAAAGATTAAACTGTTATGGATTTGGAGAATTAGAGACAGTTTTATTTTCTCCATTTGTGTTCGTCGTCGTTCGTTAGATGAGATTTGATACGTGATAAGTTTTTAGTAAGAAACATTATGTTGGATACATTATATTCGTATTGAaacataatatatgtatttattacgtacgtacgtacggtCTTGCGTAACTTTATTAACAAAGAAATACGTTCGTACAAAGCttcatatatttacaataaataagtATTTATAAACTTTTGATTGATTCTTCGAGTTGAGCCAGAGATTCTTTAGCAACGATACCTATTTGACCTTCCGGTGTGTCCGGTGGTTCTAAGCATAAAATTAATGCCGCTTCCTTCAAAATGTTGGCAGCCTCTATCATTTTTGATTTTAGGACAGCTTCATCGATCACTCCGGCGTTCCATTGCGTTTTAGCGACAAAAAGTAAAGGCGCATGGAGCTCGTAAAGTGTCATTCCTTTATCGGTAAAAgcaaaatattaataacaatcGTTAATAAAGCATTATCCATTAACAGAAGTTCATTATTGTTTAATGGACATTTGGCATAGATATATCAGGAAATAAAGTGCGTTATCGTTGAAAGTACAGTAACAAATGATAGATAATTATAAATCCTTTACCTCTTATACGAGAATAGCCAGGTTCTATGACGTCCAAGACCTGAAGTAACAGCCTGCAAATATCGATTTTATGTTCTAATACGACGTCAGGCAAATCATCTAGGAGGTACTCGTCCACGCGGCCATACATTTGTGTCAACGAATGTCTGCAAAGCGAAGTTCCTGGATTATTTCAATCTTCTAAATCCTCTTACCACGGTTTTAACATCACCGACAAAATAGGTATCAAAATTTGTATCTATTGAGAGACAGCTTTGCGGATTTGCCAATTGAGATTGCAGCATAATTTGTATACAATAAGCGGATAATTCTTCCCATTCATACAGTATACGCACGAAACTTTACACACAGACATAAATTTACCGTGTGTCACCATATATCATCATACATGGCATCATACATTTCAATCTCCACGTGTATTCTTACAATCGCCTCTCAATGGTAATCgatagtataatataaatattttatctgtCTCTATCTCGGTCAACTCTCGATCGCTTGTTATCTACATCGCATAATCTGATAAACACTTATCACGTATATGAATTACCATACTAATAAGAATATATTTACCTGAGCATCGTAAGGAAACCATGTCGAGGATGTAAAACCGAACGATATTTTTTCACCACTGTTTCCCTTTCCTGAATGGCATCAGCTCCATCAGCACCGCTAATGGTCTCCACTGCATCCACTTCTGCTTGTATGATATGCAATACTTTTCGAACGGCTGATCCCGATGTCGTAAATTCACAATGCGTACATTTCCATGAACTTTCTGGATCTGTAACATAAATttaattggaaattgcgattacGATTAATCGTATTCTTAATTGTATGCGGATCAGTCGATATCGTTAGCGAGGCAGTCATACGAGATATTTTTACCCAGAGAATCTAAAGATAACACAATTCCGTTATCACACTTGTTGCATTTCAACGAAGACACATGTGTTCCAAGTTCAGTAGGATCTGAACATCTTGGACAGGCACAGGCGAAATATTTTCCTTCGAGAAGATGTTCTCTTCTCAATAGCGTAGGAAGTAACGAATGTGTGTAACTTCCGTAAAGTTCTCCACCGGCAGGAATTTTTAGTGTGGTACGCAATCGTACTCTGTGAACAGAGTAAAAGTTCTTTAAACATATCAAGTAACTTGGCGATTTATTACTGAATTTAAGCAATTATCATTTTACCTATAATCAGTTGGCGAAATGCTGTGACATGTATTAGAGATACACGAATGATTCATTAGAGCCACTGTTGGATACAGTGCTCTCGCGCTACACCCTTTCGCTGTTCGAATCTCGAAAGTATTGATTTCTAGAATTCCACATGCTGTATGAATTTGTTCTTCCGAGAATCTGCGACGAAACAAAACGAAACATCGGTCGATGATAAAATTACTTATTTCTCTCGCGAGATTGACGAGCAATTACCTGTCTAATTTAAGTTGTTTTCTTATATAGTCCACTATATTAATCTGATTTGATTGCCAATGTTTCTTTTGACTTCTTATTTTATTGTGAGCCTCCATGTTCTTTATCTCGTCGTTCCACCTTTCAGGATTTCTCTCCGATTCTAGAAGCAATCTTAACGGAGTTATACATTCCAATTGTGGCACTCCATTTTCGTTTGCTTCTTCCAGAGCAGCCTGCACGTTAAACTTCTCGTTGGCTTGTACGAATACCTACAAATAAGATACGTGAGTATTATAGTTTGTCGTTCGATACGTAGCACAAAAGCGAGTCATATTTCTAAATCACACGTCTTTTAACACATCTTCACACTTTCATTTTCCGCTTTTAACACCTTCTTGTCTCTCTTATATCCTACAAAGTATGCAAATTGACGATGTATTATTAGCGAAGGCTTCGCGATTGATTGCAACGTacgaaaattatttgaaaatatgcGTTAATCGCAGAAAGTGGAAGATAGTTTTGCCGTTTTTATATTCTCGTGATTTCTACCTGACATTCATAGTTCTTGTGTTGCGGTTGGTTTTCGCATTCTTCTGAACATACAGGCCAACCGCATTTTGAACAAAGAGATTTAGCGCTTAACGATGGAGGCCATGTTGCATAACAGGAAAGACACAAAGGGTATGTGAATGCCTTTGGTCCAACTACAAAAGGCATTTCTGTGACAATTTCTTCCCCTGCTTCCAACTCTTTGCTAGCGACCATGTACCTGAGAAAAAGTATTTTAAAGATTTACCAAACAGTATTCATTGCAATCGTAATATAGTCgattaagaagaagaaaaatacttTCTTACCTTCCCACTTTATCATTCTGAAGAATTTTGTATGTCGCCGTGCTTTTCCCCGTTGGCGTCGATTCCCCCTAATGAACAACATTATTATTTTTGAAGCTGTAGCTTTGTATTATTGAGAAATTGACTCGTAATTGAAAATTGCAGactgttattttcatttttaacatAAATACGCAGCAGAATCATTTTTGTGCAATAAATGTAACGCGGAAAGCAACATCGCTGTACGTGCTGTATAGAAGCATACGTATGCAAACAAATCAATTTGGTACACCGATTTCGTAAGACCAGTACATAGTTTTGTATTATAGATtatttccttgttattttttaatagtgtGCAACAAACGATCAGTGAAAACTATTATAGAAGTATGACGAAAAATTTGGATATATTAAATGCAAATGCAGTTTAAATATGCTAAACGCAATATGTTCAGCATGAGTTTTCCATTAACGATAAAATTATAGTCAAATCGCAATATCTTATGATCTATAGTATATTGCTAGCGGGGTTATGCGGGCAAACaaaacaataaaattaaatattttataatctaTAGTATGCTGTTAGCGGGTTTATGCGggcaaataaaataacaaaattaatttacgaCAAGAACATTCAGCATGAACGgaacagattttattaatttatgatACATACCAAGCTTTTTTGTGACATGGTTGATCAACGATCGATCAATAttgatattgaaataatttcCTCAATTTCGCTTGTATTGTACGCTCCTTTCGGGTTCGAACCGAATTGCACGATCTGCTAAAGAAGAAGGATACAAACAGActgaaaattaattttgcacagacatttatatatatatatattcgccttaataaaaatatactatCCACGAAGAGACTGCCAAGATATGATCTAGATCGTTCACCATCGTCTTTCGGGAGGAGTCTCAGTTCGCGTAGAAATGGTAGTTACACACTCTGCGTCGAGCAACTATTCTATTTTGGGAACCGAAAAATGTGCAGTTTTAATTGCTTCGACAGTTTCACGAAATGGTCAAAAAATTAGACTGGTCATTTTTATGACTATTCATCTAATAACcatataaataattatgtacATTTCGCTATTTTCTTCACTGTATCTTCAGTACCTTTTTCATGTGACAGAAGATTAGAGATGAGCAACTTTTTGAATGGGATAGAcaacatttttatgaaaatttaggAATAATAGATAGTTTTGGCCAACTATTTTAGTATACAATTACCTTTATACATTGAAGTTTGAAAGAAGTTCTATTAACTTCGCGCCCTCGTTCCTTTTTTGTATTCAGGATTTTTTTTTTCTGTATATTGACAACTAGTTATAATCTAATTTTCTTACAAGATTGATCAACAGTTTCTTTGCGTGTGCAATTGACGCGATTGAGGTTGCTTCCTACTGAAAATTGCCCATTGGAATTCCAGATTTCCAGCAAAGAAAAAGTTCATTTAGTAGGAAGAAAAGGAAGTTATAATTGGAGAAATTTCaaactttttaaattttgaaatataatatCCTACTATAACTAAAGAGTTTGATATATGTCGTTTATTTGCATAATATATAAATACCACTTATACAGTGCATTTAAGATTAACATAATCAATTAGAAAGACGTATATGATTTTTAGTAATAAGGGTATACTTGATAGTAGTGTGAATTAAATATGTGTTTAGTATACTATTCGACAATACTTTTTCCTTTATATATCTTTATCATTTACTCAACGCTCAATAAGCAGTACCGGGTGATCAGG contains:
- the LOC126921310 gene encoding SET domain-containing protein SmydA-8-like; protein product: MSQKSLGESTPTGKSTATYKILQNDKVGRYMVASKELEAGEEIVTEMPFVVGPKAFTYPLCLSCYATWPPSLSAKSLCSKCGWPVCSEECENQPQHKNYECQVFVQANEKFNVQAALEEANENGVPQLECITPLRLLLESERNPERWNDEIKNMEAHNKIRSQKKHWQSNQINIVDYIRKQLKLDRFSEEQIHTACGILEINTFEIRTAKGCSARALYPTVALMNHSCISNTCHSISPTDYRVRLRTTLKIPAGGELYGSYTHSLLPTLLRREHLLEGKYFACACPRCSDPTELGTHVSSLKCNKCDNGIVLSLDSLDPESSWKCTHCEFTTSGSAVRKVLHIIQAEVDAVETISGADGADAIQERETVVKKYRSVLHPRHGFLTMLRHSLTQMYGRVDEYLLDDLPDVVLEHKIDICRLLLQVLDVIEPGYSRIRGMTLYELHAPLLFVAKTQWNAGVIDEAVLKSKMIEAANILKEAALILCLEPPDTPEGQIGIVAKESLAQLEESIKSL